From one Dama dama isolate Ldn47 chromosome 4, ASM3311817v1, whole genome shotgun sequence genomic stretch:
- the ZNF584 gene encoding zinc finger protein 584 isoform X2 has protein sequence MLENFALIGSLGCLCRLQDEDAPRELGESCRVRLPEKPSLCGMSGRAFPAALGFLQPQAARREGAPRGSPECSKACPPGSARQRQQGGHTVQTPFRCSDCGQAFLQAFTLLDHLVAHARERPFRGPAGGSSPTENSTLVPHRNAHPGEMPHVCSECGRAFSYPSKLRKHQKVHTGIKPFKCAECAKTFNRKDALVLHQRIHTGERPYECGECGKAFSVLSTLIRHRKVHIGERPYECRQCGKLFKYSHSFVLHRRVHTGERPYGCGECGKAYVTRSGLYQHRKVHTGERPYECGLCGKTFTTRSYRNRHQRFHTEERAHECPECGRAFKHGSTLLQHRKVHAAGRL, from the coding sequence GTTGTCTGTGTAGACTGCAGGATGAGGACGCCCCTCGCGAGCTCGGAGAGAGCTGCCGAGTCCGCCTGCCAGAGAAGCCCTCTCTGTGTGGGATGTCTGGACGGGCCTTCCCTGCCGCCTTAggcttcctccagccccaggcTGCACGCAGAGAGGGGGCGCCCCGCGGGAGCCCTGAGTGCAGCAAGGCCTGCCCACCCGGCTCTGCTCGCCAGCGGCAGCAGGGTGGCCACACGGTGCAGACGCCCTTCCGGTGCAGTGACTGTGGGCAGGCCTTCCTCCAGGCCTTCACGCTCCTCGACCACCTTGTCGCTCACGCCAGAGAGCGGCCCTTCAGGGGTCCAGCAGGTGGAAGCAGCCCGACGGAGAACTCAACCCTGGTTCCTCACCGGAACGCTCACCCTGGAGAGATGCCCCACGTGTGCAGTGAGTGTGGCAGGGCCTTCAGTTACCCGTCTAAACTGAGGAAGCACCAGAAGGTTCACACTGGCATCAAGCCTTTCAAGTGTGCCGAGTGCGCGAAGACCTTCAACCGCAAGGACGCGCTTGTCCTGCACCAGAGAATCCACACCGGAGAGCGGCCCTACGAGTGCGGCGAGTGCGGGAAGGCCTTCAGCGTGCTGTCCACCCTCATTCGGCACCGGAAGGTGCACATCGGAGAAAGGCCGTACGAGTGCCGGCAGTGCGGGAAGCTCTTCAAATACAGCCACAGCTTCGTCCTGCACCGGAGGGTGCACACGGGAGAGAGGCCGTACGGCTGCGGCGAGTGCGGGAAGGCCTACGTGACCCGGTCGGGGCTGTACCAGCACCGGAAGGTCCACACCGGCGAGCGCCCCTACGAGtgtggcctgtgtgggaagacgTTCACCACCCGGTCCTACCGCAATCGCCACCAGCGCTTCCACACTGAGGAGCGGGCCCACGAGTGCCCCGAGTGCGGTCGCGCCTTCAAACACGGCTCGACCCTCCTCCAGCACAGGAAGGTTCACGCTGCAGGAAGACTGTAG
- the ZNF132 gene encoding zinc finger protein 132 isoform X2, which yields MDPGQPTYWPPGLAVSSWGSLVAFEEVAMHFSREEWELLDEAQRQLYHTVMLETLELVTSLGCWPVVEGEELPSEKNASGEVVAQVRTPSVPPSMQKADSCDTCEPLLKNILQLDNHQRHTGETPCTCLAYGRKFWFGANLHQHQEYNGEKPFQWNRDRDLFVKSSTGSLSEKPITCGLGGQSVSDSHDLLHPPSMNGSGEPHSSTKGKEASLHPFDSGQLPEVQSSQKPFNCSDGGKAFQKTNVLLSHLSTHSAETPFRCPRVENSLEEKSALTSDQWFHTGETSHICKECGKAFSHPYKLRKHQKFHTGVKDYACSDCGKTFSHKLTLIHHQRIHTGERPYECSECGKAFNNRSHLARHEKVHTGERPFKCSKCGRAFSQSSNFLRHQKVHTHIKPYECSQCGKAFSRSSALMQHWRVHTGERPFECSECGRAFNNNSNLAQHQKVHTGERPFGCSECGRDFSQSSHLLRHQKVHTGERPFACGECGKTFSNSSTLIQHQKVHTGQRPYRCSECRKAFSRNSSLVQHWRTHTGEKPYECSECGKAFAHSSSLIEHWRVHTRERPYECNECGKFFSQKSILTKHQKVHTGERPYECTKCGKFFSRKSSLIYHWRVHTGERPYECSACGRAFSSNSHLIRHQRVHTQERPYECSQCGKAFSERSTLVRHQIVHTRERTYECGHCGKIFSRLCNLAQHRRIHS from the exons ATGGACCCGGGGCAG ccCACCTACTGGCCCCCTGGCCTTGCTGTCTCCtcatgggggagcctggtggccttcGAGGAGGTggccatgcacttctccagggagGAGTGGGAGCTCCTCGATGAGGCCCAGAGGCAGCTGTACCACACCGTGATGCTGGAGACCTTGGAGCTCGTGACCTCACTTG GCTGTTGGCCTGTGGTGGAAGGTGAAGAGTTGCCTTCTGAGAAGAATGCTTCTGGAGAAGTGGTGGCACAGGTCAGGACTCCCAGTGTACCTCCTTCCATGCAGAAGGCTGACAGCTGTGATACGTGTGAGCCACTCTTGAAAAACATTTTGCAGCTGGACAACCATCAAAGACATACTGGGGAGACTCCCTGCACATGTTTAGCATATGGAAGAAAGTTTTGGTTTGGTGCAAATCTTCACCAGCATCAGGAGTACAATGGAGAGAAGCCCTTCCAATGGAACAGAGACAGGGACTTGTTTGTGAAGAGCTCAACAGGCTCTCTGTCAGAGAAGCCCATTACATGTgggttaggtggccaaagtgtctCAGACAGCCATGACCTCCTCCATCCCCCAAGCATGAATGGCAGTGGGGAGCCACATAGCAGCACAAAGGGCAAAGAGGCCTCACTGCACCCTTTCGATTCTGGGCAGCTCCCAGAGGTCCAGTCCTCACAGAAGCCCTTCAACTGCAGTGACGGTGGGAAAGCCTTCCAGAAGACTAATGTCCTCCTCAGCCACCTGAGCACTCACTCTGCAGAAACACCATTTAGATGCCCAAGAGTTGAAAATTCCTTAGAGGAGAAATCAGCCCTTACTAGTGACCAATGGTTTCATACTGGAGAAACATCTCATATATGCAAAGAGTGTGGCAAGGCTTTCAGTCACCCATATAAACTGAGGAAGCATCAGAAATTCCACACAGGAGTTAAAGATTATGCGTGCAGCGACTGTGGGAAAACTTTCAGCCACAAACTCACCCTCATTCATCACCAGAGAATCCACACAGGAGAAAGGCCTTATGAATGCAGtgaatgtggaaaagccttcaATAACAGGTCACACCTCGCTCGGCATGAGAAAGTTCACACAGGAGAAAGGCCTTTCAAATGCAGCAAATGTGGACGAGCCTTCAGCCAAAGCTCCAATTTCCTTCGGCACCAGAAAGTCCACACCCACATAAAACCTTATGAGTGCAGTCAGTGTGGTAAAGCCTTCAGTCGCAGCTCTGCGCTCATGCAGCACTGgagagttcacactggagaaagacCGTTTGAGTGCAGTGAGTGTGGGAGAGCTTTTAACAATAACTCCAACCTTGCTCAGCACCAGAAGGTTCACACCGGAGAACGGCCTTTCggatgcagtgaatgtgggagagACTTTAGCCAAAGCTCTCACCTCCTTCGCCATCAGAAAGTCCACACCGGAGAACGGCCTTTTGCGTGTGGTGAATGTGGGAAAACCTTCAGCAATAGCTCCACCCTCATTCAGCACCAGAAAGTACATACTGGACAAAGGCCTTACAGGTGCAGTGAGTGCAGAAAAGCCTTCAGTCGCAACTCCAGCCTGGTTCAGCACTGGAGAACTCACACTGGGGAAAAGCCTTAcgagtgcagtgaatgtgggaaagcctttgcTCACAGTTCCAGTCTCATTGAGCACTGGAGAGTTCACACCAGAGAAAGGCCTTATGAGTGCAATGAATGTGGGAAGTTCTTTAGCCAAAAGTCCATTCTTACGAAGCATCAGAAAGTTCACACTGGGGAAAGGCCTTATGAGTGCACTAAATGTGGCAAGTTCTTTAGCCGTAAGTCCAGCCTCATCTATCACTGGAGAGTTCACACTGGGGAAAGGCCTTATGAGTGCAGTGCATGTGGGAGAGCCTTCAGCAGTAACTCTCACCTCATTCGTCACCAGAGAGTGCACACACAGGAAAGGCCATACGAATGCAGCCAGTGTGGGAAAGCCTTTAGTGAAAGATCCACACTTGTTCGACACCAAATAGTTCACACCAGAGAAAGGACTTACGAGTGTGGCCACTGTGGGAAAATCTTCAGCCGCCTCTGCAACCTTGCACAGCATAGAAGGATCCACAGCTGA
- the ZNF132 gene encoding zinc finger protein 132 isoform X1, giving the protein MDPGQDWSENSGQWECEESRAPVGSAPVVFSEPTYWPPGLAVSSWGSLVAFEEVAMHFSREEWELLDEAQRQLYHTVMLETLELVTSLGCWPVVEGEELPSEKNASGEVVAQVRTPSVPPSMQKADSCDTCEPLLKNILQLDNHQRHTGETPCTCLAYGRKFWFGANLHQHQEYNGEKPFQWNRDRDLFVKSSTGSLSEKPITCGLGGQSVSDSHDLLHPPSMNGSGEPHSSTKGKEASLHPFDSGQLPEVQSSQKPFNCSDGGKAFQKTNVLLSHLSTHSAETPFRCPRVENSLEEKSALTSDQWFHTGETSHICKECGKAFSHPYKLRKHQKFHTGVKDYACSDCGKTFSHKLTLIHHQRIHTGERPYECSECGKAFNNRSHLARHEKVHTGERPFKCSKCGRAFSQSSNFLRHQKVHTHIKPYECSQCGKAFSRSSALMQHWRVHTGERPFECSECGRAFNNNSNLAQHQKVHTGERPFGCSECGRDFSQSSHLLRHQKVHTGERPFACGECGKTFSNSSTLIQHQKVHTGQRPYRCSECRKAFSRNSSLVQHWRTHTGEKPYECSECGKAFAHSSSLIEHWRVHTRERPYECNECGKFFSQKSILTKHQKVHTGERPYECTKCGKFFSRKSSLIYHWRVHTGERPYECSACGRAFSSNSHLIRHQRVHTQERPYECSQCGKAFSERSTLVRHQIVHTRERTYECGHCGKIFSRLCNLAQHRRIHS; this is encoded by the exons ATGGACCCGGGGCAG GATTGGTCTGAAAACAGTGGCCAGTGGGAATGTGAGGAGAGCAGGGCACCAGTGGGGTCAGCACCTGTGGTCTTCTCGGAG ccCACCTACTGGCCCCCTGGCCTTGCTGTCTCCtcatgggggagcctggtggccttcGAGGAGGTggccatgcacttctccagggagGAGTGGGAGCTCCTCGATGAGGCCCAGAGGCAGCTGTACCACACCGTGATGCTGGAGACCTTGGAGCTCGTGACCTCACTTG GCTGTTGGCCTGTGGTGGAAGGTGAAGAGTTGCCTTCTGAGAAGAATGCTTCTGGAGAAGTGGTGGCACAGGTCAGGACTCCCAGTGTACCTCCTTCCATGCAGAAGGCTGACAGCTGTGATACGTGTGAGCCACTCTTGAAAAACATTTTGCAGCTGGACAACCATCAAAGACATACTGGGGAGACTCCCTGCACATGTTTAGCATATGGAAGAAAGTTTTGGTTTGGTGCAAATCTTCACCAGCATCAGGAGTACAATGGAGAGAAGCCCTTCCAATGGAACAGAGACAGGGACTTGTTTGTGAAGAGCTCAACAGGCTCTCTGTCAGAGAAGCCCATTACATGTgggttaggtggccaaagtgtctCAGACAGCCATGACCTCCTCCATCCCCCAAGCATGAATGGCAGTGGGGAGCCACATAGCAGCACAAAGGGCAAAGAGGCCTCACTGCACCCTTTCGATTCTGGGCAGCTCCCAGAGGTCCAGTCCTCACAGAAGCCCTTCAACTGCAGTGACGGTGGGAAAGCCTTCCAGAAGACTAATGTCCTCCTCAGCCACCTGAGCACTCACTCTGCAGAAACACCATTTAGATGCCCAAGAGTTGAAAATTCCTTAGAGGAGAAATCAGCCCTTACTAGTGACCAATGGTTTCATACTGGAGAAACATCTCATATATGCAAAGAGTGTGGCAAGGCTTTCAGTCACCCATATAAACTGAGGAAGCATCAGAAATTCCACACAGGAGTTAAAGATTATGCGTGCAGCGACTGTGGGAAAACTTTCAGCCACAAACTCACCCTCATTCATCACCAGAGAATCCACACAGGAGAAAGGCCTTATGAATGCAGtgaatgtggaaaagccttcaATAACAGGTCACACCTCGCTCGGCATGAGAAAGTTCACACAGGAGAAAGGCCTTTCAAATGCAGCAAATGTGGACGAGCCTTCAGCCAAAGCTCCAATTTCCTTCGGCACCAGAAAGTCCACACCCACATAAAACCTTATGAGTGCAGTCAGTGTGGTAAAGCCTTCAGTCGCAGCTCTGCGCTCATGCAGCACTGgagagttcacactggagaaagacCGTTTGAGTGCAGTGAGTGTGGGAGAGCTTTTAACAATAACTCCAACCTTGCTCAGCACCAGAAGGTTCACACCGGAGAACGGCCTTTCggatgcagtgaatgtgggagagACTTTAGCCAAAGCTCTCACCTCCTTCGCCATCAGAAAGTCCACACCGGAGAACGGCCTTTTGCGTGTGGTGAATGTGGGAAAACCTTCAGCAATAGCTCCACCCTCATTCAGCACCAGAAAGTACATACTGGACAAAGGCCTTACAGGTGCAGTGAGTGCAGAAAAGCCTTCAGTCGCAACTCCAGCCTGGTTCAGCACTGGAGAACTCACACTGGGGAAAAGCCTTAcgagtgcagtgaatgtgggaaagcctttgcTCACAGTTCCAGTCTCATTGAGCACTGGAGAGTTCACACCAGAGAAAGGCCTTATGAGTGCAATGAATGTGGGAAGTTCTTTAGCCAAAAGTCCATTCTTACGAAGCATCAGAAAGTTCACACTGGGGAAAGGCCTTATGAGTGCACTAAATGTGGCAAGTTCTTTAGCCGTAAGTCCAGCCTCATCTATCACTGGAGAGTTCACACTGGGGAAAGGCCTTATGAGTGCAGTGCATGTGGGAGAGCCTTCAGCAGTAACTCTCACCTCATTCGTCACCAGAGAGTGCACACACAGGAAAGGCCATACGAATGCAGCCAGTGTGGGAAAGCCTTTAGTGAAAGATCCACACTTGTTCGACACCAAATAGTTCACACCAGAGAAAGGACTTACGAGTGTGGCCACTGTGGGAAAATCTTCAGCCGCCTCTGCAACCTTGCACAGCATAGAAGGATCCACAGCTGA